The following is a genomic window from Benincasa hispida cultivar B227 chromosome 7, ASM972705v1, whole genome shotgun sequence.
CTCAATTAACAAAATTTGGCTCGGAAAGGCTAGCTCTAAGACGACTCCGGCTCCCACTCATTCCAAAATCTCCAAGGATAATAATATCGAAAGTGTGAATGAAAGCTTATACAAAAGATCATGGGAAATTTTTGATGAAGCATCGCTAAAAGAGTATGATGTCCACCACATATGTGACGACTTTAATTATGGTGATGAAATGATGCAAATCAaccgccggtgcatctctacccttacctgaaacatcaacataagaaagaatgagtatgaaatactcagtaagtaaacccaccactggggtcaggctaggcatctatgtcctctacatacccacctatggcacataAATACACGTAACAtataagagactgagtcctgTCCTATTATAATTAAGTATGCCcataaaactggtgaatcccgaaggagacacaaaacacaaaactggtggatcccgaaggaaacaaaaaactggtgaatcccgagggaaacacaaaactggtgaatcccgagggaaacacaaaactggtgaatcccgaaggaaacacaaactggtgaatccgaaggaaacacaaactggtgaatcacgaagaaaacacaaaactggtgaatcccgaaggaaacaaaaactggtgaatcctgaaggaaacacaaactggtgagcatctaactaatcaatgaggatattcacacagtgttaacgtgctaagattcaacattgtacggttctaaagcatacataaaaatccttaataccatggcttcatcacatacccataatgcttaacaacatattatacatcatccatgtataacttatatcataaagccacaacatacaagtatgcctcaacgccagcagatcagacatcgacatatgaaaacacatactatcacatactaacgatcaagcacTTAGGTACGTATGTAAAAAAATCAGAAtttgtgccagaacatactttgattcaagtcatactgtcaatcaacatgctaacatttaccataacatacacttatcatgctagcatacaactagatcctggcccgtgggcagttccagtgatAAGATTACTTATCTCGAGTCGATAATCTATAGATAAAAATTTTAGACCACCAAACTATGACCGCAATCCAAAGTAGCGGTCCTAACAACAAAACAACTCTCAAATTTCAGTTGAAGCCATAATTGTAAGACTTCAGGTCCGAGTCCAAACTATCAAGAACTTactcaaagaaagaaaaacacttCCACCTTCCACGACGGTGCCTCCTTTGACTTCCAAACTCCCTGAAGACTTAAgcttgaaacaaaattcaataacgACGAGTCATAACACTGAAACACAATATTAATGGCCAAGAGAACGAAACGAACCGACACAGCCTTACCCCAATAGATCTGACGAAGTCCAAACGAACCCGACATGGCAGGGCGACGACAGCCGGTAGCGAAGCGGCTAGGGTGGCGGACGCGGGGGATCTGGATCTGAGACATCGATTGGAGGCGACGTGACTTGACCGGTTGGTGAGAACCTTCATGAGCGAAGGGCAAGGGAAGAAGTGCGGTCAAATCGCCAGATCCGACACGGACAACTTTGGGGAGACACAGCGGTGCACGAGAACGATTAGCACGCGCGCGGCTAGGTCTGAGGCGTCGATCGGAGGTGGCGCGGCTTGGCCGGTTGGCGAGACGGGAGCGAAGGGAGAGGTTTGCCGAGAGGGAAAGAGATGCGAGCGGTTGGGATTCGTGGCTGGTAGCGGACGAGCGAGCAGGCCTGtgcccttttttatttttaaaaaactaataataataataatcatcatcaataataaaaaaggaaaatagtatatttcaaattaaatccttTCCTTAACCTACTTTTTACTATTTAATCCATTTCCTTTCCAAAACAATTAATTCCTGCAATTCTAGATATCCAAAAAGGAAATTCGTTGTACATCAATTCTAAGatatataacaattaatttaagaaatgtaATAATTGTAATTCGACTTAAgatatttctattatattttataaacaagGTTCATTATCTTTATGAAATGCATAACTTCCATGCAAAGTAGGTAATTAATGATACCaatttaagaaatatattttattttaattaggaAGGTGACTAACTCTCTTATGGGTTGTTAGAAAGATATTACATAATatggaggattttttttttttttatataaaagatATGTGTAATACTAAAAAcggtaagaaaaaaatatataaaaaacaaaactctTGTGAGTTTTTGATTATAAAAATCGTGCAAAAGTTTAAAgaacttattataatttttactattgagacataatttgaaaacaaacatttttttttagttataaaCAACATGCTAGAACAACTAAACTATATTAGTGTAACATACAATCAAACAAAGGGCTCTTTATTCATGATTTTATTTGttagtttaattttatacttaaaTATTTTCATGTCGTTTCATCCATCCAAATTTCAATTATAGTTTTCACctttctataaataaatatcGTGAACTgctattcaaatttaaaagtaagaACAAGTTGAAAACTacctcttttaatttttaattaactcgattttttaaaaagtagaaagaaattaaagagcCAAATACAAAAACTAGGAATAGAATTAGTGTTTATAAGCTTCATTTATAAAACCAAAAACCACAAACTTAAACACTAttgataaccattttgatttagattttcgtttttggattttttattcttttgatcAGGTCCGTTAaacattattttctttcttaacttctatattttttattgacttttctatttatattttgaaaaacctAACTAGATTTAACGTTTGTATTTTTACAATTGTCCTattaaatttcaagtttgttttaaaagtgatgaaacaatattataattgaaaaaatgaagagaaagaaataaggaattcaaaataaaaccaaaaatcGTTATTAAACCTATATTTAAATTACAATgaaaatcttcaaaaaaaaaaaaaaaaaaaaaaaaaaaatagatgttaAAAGAATCCAACAAAAAATGCCAAAAAGAGTAACCTCATTAATGGTGACTAAGATAATTCAATTATAAATTGGATCTTTCTCAAATCATAGCCTATCAtatcaagaaaagaaaaactttaaaaCTAAAGAGAGAAGACATGTGTTATTGTTTCTTATACAACTTAATGCTTTCATcacttgttttgattttaacaATTGCAGGATCAATAATGCCACCATGTTCAGCTTTGTCAAAGAGTTCAAAATACCCACGGCCATTCAGTAAATGGTCAGTAGTAATTCTGAACCAATTAAGTTCAAATCAGAAACTATTCGCACATTGTAAATCCAAAGATGACGATTTGGGATACCATATAGTAGAAGTTGGGAAACCCTATGAATGGCAATTTAAGGAAAATGCATGGTCTACAACGCTCTTTTGGTGCACTTTAAGTACTTCAACAAACCTTTACCAAACATTTGAAGTGTTTTGGAGAGAAAAAGGAGAGTGGTTGGGTTCTCGATGCAATTTTAGGGTCTGCATGTGGTATGGCCGAGATGATggcatttatttattaaatattccTCAAGGTACTTTTGAACTTATACATAAATGGGAACATTAGTTCGCCTTTAGTTGGCTATTTTAATTGAAAGGTAAATTATTAATACATATCATTAAAGAGAGAATCTCAAAAGCAGGGCAGAGTTTGATCCTACAACTATGAAATTTACTGTCAAACACAGAGTGTAGCTCAAATCACATCTATATATATTATGGGTCATGAAGTCTTTAATTCGAATACAATCTTCccttattatatttttaaaaaaaatagattatgcaatttacaataatttaatatctaatttttATCAAACACTTACCGAGTGCTTTTGATCATTCAAGTATGATGTTTATCATTTATTTACCGCTCAATATTTGTTTGATCCAGCAAGCTATTATGTGTATTTTCTCGTTTGCCAAAAGAATGTTATAAGCataaaatactaataataaGAGTTAAGGGTAAAGTACTATTTTATGGTCTTATACTTTATGTACtataaatgttcaattttaatctttgttctttcaataaatctttaaattaaTCATTCTTATATTTAGTGTATGTATTATcgtattttttttactaaagaGAAGTTTAAAATAGATTAGCgttcaataaaaattataatataacataatattaatGGTATGTTATTGCATGAGTAGAGGATTCAACCTCCAAACATCAATGTAATAGtgcttttaaatataaaaaaactatTAGATTGTAGAGTAcactttattgaatataaatatgatgttaATTAGTATATTCAATGTCATCCATATCCATCAATATCATCCTAATTGATTTTGTCTGATACAATTTTTTTCATGTGAATTgaatctaataattaattaaatgtaagagcataaatatttaatgtaatcataaattaaaatttgtattatttaatatatttaagctagatcattaattataatttctattaaaaattaaataatttaacttaattacaAAACAGAAGTactaaaaaatacataaataagctaacatagttggattatatcaataactaataattaatatttaataacaacATTACTTTTATAGAGTCTAATTAAAGATCacaaaatttaagttaaatagCTATAAagataacatttaatataatgttggatattaaattattttaaattaattaaattgtttaattaattatttaaattaattttatataaaaattaattatttcaattaatattatttaaaattggatatttgaattttatgaaaattcagggggaaaaattcaattttgatttaatttatgttttagaaatttgaattaaaatttgaaaattgataataaatgaaaattttatttttaaatcaatttcttcttctcagTGGGTTTATCCTACATCTAAATTTAGGACAACACAAAATTCCACCATTTGCACAAATAGGTGGTGTCTTCATTTGATGAAGTCACTCAGCATGCTGAAACGGATAAAAACACAGTTGGATGAGCTGAGAAATGACCATGCTAAAGTTGGATTGCTGAGTGTTTAGTTGAAGAAGTATTATtcaatttgagagaaaaaaacagTGAGTTCCTCCTCTCAAAATTCCCTCAATTCAGTtcattttgagtcccataactcagtCTAAGGTCCAATGAGAATAGAAGGGAAGATCTATGGTGGTCTACACTTTGTTGCTGAGGAGATTGAAGCTGAATTTGAAGGTtgaagtcttcaaaggtgagttatAATGAAACCATCTTTTTATTTGATGAACATGCGTAATTTGactctaaaattaatgaattaaagtgcgtactgatcctgatttcttctgtTAATTGTATGCTAACTCTATCAAAAGCCTCCACTGTCCGTGTAGTCATTAGCATAATTGTTTCAAAAGGTTGGGTGACGAGAAAATTGGATTCTAACAATGCATTCCTAAATGGAACATTTCAAGAggatgtatgtatgtgtccatcACAGTGATACATAGATCTAAACTTTCCTGACTATGTGTGCAAGCTTAATAAAGCCATCTATGGTCTCAAACAAGCACCTCAAGCTTAGAACAACACATTGAGAGAAGCCTTAATATCGTGGGGTTTTCAAAATGCTAGGTCTGATACCTCGTTGTTTCATTTTCAACATGGCTCTATGTTGATTCTATTACTCATCTATGTCGACGATGTTATTGTAACCGATAACGGTGCCTCTATTATTAGCAAGCTAATTGTAGAGTTGGATAATCACTTTGCTCTAAAGCATTTAGGCACTGTGAGTTATTTTTTGGGACTCCGACTTCAATACTTAGAAAATTGTATTGTATTGAATTAAAGTAAATATGTGGATGACTTGTTAAACAAGCCTTCACCAGTGTCATGAACCAGTCGTTGTTCCTAACTGATGGCACACCTATGGATGATCTAACACCGTAAACAGACACACAAAGATTCTCAATAATAGGCATTCCCTCAAAAACAACATGCACATTTTCAATAGCACTATCAAACACATTAACTGTACTAACATCAACTTCACGCAAAGCATCAGACTATGCCACTTTCTTAGA
Proteins encoded in this region:
- the LOC120080992 gene encoding uncharacterized protein LOC120080992; this encodes MKVLTNRSSHVASNRCLRSRSPASATLAASLPAVVALPCRVRLDFVRSIGLKSSGSLEVKGGTVVEGGSVFLSLSKGRDAPAVDLHHFITIIKVVTYVVDIILF